One window from the genome of Gammaproteobacteria bacterium encodes:
- the groL gene encoding chaperonin GroEL (60 kDa chaperone family; promotes refolding of misfolded polypeptides especially under stressful conditions; forms two stacked rings of heptamers to form a barrel-shaped 14mer; ends can be capped by GroES; misfolded proteins enter the barrel where they are refolded when GroES binds), protein MAAKEIRFSTDARERMVHGATILANAVKATLGPKGRNVVLEKSFGAPSITKDGVSVAKEIELKDKFENMGAQMVKEVASKTSDTAGDGTTTATVLAHMMLQEGFKAVAAGMNPMDLKRGLDKTVIAAVEELKKLSKPCTDTNAIAQVGTISANSDETIGQIIAEAMDKVGKEGVITVEDGSGLESELEVVEGMEFDRGYLSPYFINNQQRMTAELEDPYILLYDKKISNIRELLPVLEGVAKSGKSLLIISEDVEGEALATLVVNTIRGIVKVAAVKAPGFGDRRKAMLQDIAILTGGTVISEEVGLSLEKASLEDLGSAKKIVVNKDNTTVISGAGKQKEIKGRVEQIRAQIEEATSDYDKEKLQERMAKLAGGVAVIKIGAATEVETKEKKARVEDALHATRAAVEEGVVAGGGVALVRVLHSLRKKGIEMLNEDQEMGMKIAFRAMEEPLRLIVKNAGAESSVVLNKVAEGKGNFGYNAQTDEYGDMVKMGILDPTKVVRTALQNAASIAGLMITTEAMIAEAPKKASKGAGAPGMDDMDDMM, encoded by the coding sequence CGATGCGCGTGAACGCATGGTGCATGGGGCCACCATTCTGGCCAACGCGGTGAAGGCAACCTTAGGTCCCAAAGGCCGCAACGTAGTGCTGGAAAAATCCTTCGGCGCCCCTTCGATCACCAAGGACGGCGTGTCAGTGGCCAAGGAAATCGAGCTTAAGGACAAGTTCGAAAACATGGGCGCGCAGATGGTCAAGGAAGTAGCAAGCAAGACTTCCGACACAGCCGGCGACGGCACCACCACCGCGACTGTGCTGGCGCACATGATGTTGCAGGAAGGTTTCAAGGCAGTAGCCGCGGGCATGAACCCGATGGATCTCAAGCGCGGCCTGGACAAGACGGTCATCGCGGCGGTCGAGGAACTCAAGAAACTCTCCAAGCCCTGCACGGACACCAATGCCATCGCGCAGGTGGGCACCATCTCCGCCAACTCGGACGAAACCATCGGCCAGATCATAGCCGAGGCCATGGACAAGGTCGGCAAGGAAGGCGTGATTACGGTCGAGGACGGCTCCGGCCTGGAAAGCGAACTCGAAGTCGTCGAGGGTATGGAGTTCGATCGCGGCTATCTGTCGCCTTACTTCATCAACAACCAGCAGCGCATGACCGCCGAGCTGGAAGACCCCTACATCCTGCTCTACGACAAGAAGATCTCCAACATCCGCGAATTGCTGCCGGTGCTAGAGGGCGTGGCTAAGTCAGGCAAGTCGCTGTTGATTATCTCCGAGGATGTCGAAGGCGAGGCGCTGGCGACGCTGGTGGTGAACACCATTCGCGGCATCGTGAAAGTCGCCGCCGTCAAGGCGCCTGGCTTCGGCGATCGTCGCAAGGCCATGTTGCAGGACATTGCCATTCTGACAGGTGGCACGGTGATCTCCGAAGAAGTCGGGCTTTCGCTGGAGAAAGCCAGCCTGGAAGATCTCGGCAGCGCAAAGAAGATCGTGGTCAACAAGGACAACACCACCGTCATCAGCGGTGCTGGCAAGCAGAAGGAGATCAAGGGCCGGGTCGAGCAGATCCGTGCGCAGATCGAGGAGGCGACTTCCGATTACGACAAAGAGAAGCTGCAGGAGCGCATGGCGAAACTCGCTGGCGGCGTGGCAGTTATCAAGATCGGCGCCGCGACCGAGGTCGAGACGAAGGAGAAGAAGGCCAGAGTCGAGGATGCCTTGCACGCTACGCGCGCGGCGGTCGAGGAGGGTGTGGTCGCCGGTGGTGGCGTGGCCCTGGTGCGGGTGTTGCACAGCCTGCGCAAGAAAGGAATCGAAATGCTCAACGAAGATCAGGAGATGGGCATGAAGATCGCGTTTCGCGCCATGGAAGAGCCGTTGCGCCTGATCGTGAAAAACGCCGGCGCGGAATCGTCGGTAGTGCTGAACAAGGTCGCGGAAGGCAAGGGCAACTTCGGTTACAACGCCCAGACCGACGAATACGGCGATATGGTGAAGATGGGTATTCTCGATCCCACCAAAGTCGTGCGCACCGCGTTGCAGAACGCGGCCTCGATCGCGGGCCTCATGATCACCACCGAGGCCATGATCGCCGAAGCGCCGAAGAAGGCCTCGAAGGGTGCAGGCGCGCCGGGCATGGACGACATGGACGACATGATGTAA